From Heliomicrobium modesticaldum Ice1, a single genomic window includes:
- a CDS encoding protein arginine kinase, whose product MRDRFVNQALTKWMEGTGKESEIVISSRVRLARNLCDIPFPNVATAEQAKAVVSQVERAIKDAAVEQTSGDLIFVNLEELAPLDRLVLVDKHLISPQHAEEAAGKGLILRADEAVSVLINEEDHLRIQCLFPGLQLEEAWELASRIDDILESKLDFAFDEKLGYLTACPTNVGTGLRASVMMHLPALVLTNQASRVLASLSQIGMTVRGLYGEGTDATGNLFQISNQVTLGRSEEEIISNLVVVATQLIDHERMARQVLLKETKPQLEDRVCRAYGTLTSARIINSQEAMTLLSNVRLGIDLGIIRGVSPQVLNEMLVLTRPAFLQKLAGRELSPFERDVQRAALIRERFNLDG is encoded by the coding sequence ATGCGCGATCGTTTTGTCAATCAGGCTTTGACCAAGTGGATGGAAGGAACGGGAAAAGAGTCGGAGATCGTCATCAGTTCCCGTGTGCGGCTCGCCCGCAACCTCTGTGACATCCCCTTCCCTAATGTAGCTACTGCGGAGCAGGCCAAGGCCGTCGTCAGCCAGGTGGAAAGGGCGATCAAGGATGCCGCAGTCGAACAAACCTCGGGCGATCTGATTTTTGTCAATCTGGAAGAGTTGGCGCCCCTCGACCGGCTGGTGCTTGTCGACAAACACCTGATCAGTCCTCAGCATGCCGAAGAGGCCGCCGGGAAAGGGCTCATCCTTCGGGCTGATGAAGCCGTCTCCGTGCTGATTAACGAGGAGGATCACCTGCGGATCCAGTGCCTCTTCCCTGGCTTGCAATTAGAGGAAGCCTGGGAACTGGCCAGCCGGATCGACGACATCCTCGAATCGAAGCTTGACTTTGCCTTTGACGAGAAGCTCGGTTATCTGACTGCCTGTCCGACCAACGTAGGCACGGGCTTGCGGGCTTCAGTGATGATGCACCTGCCGGCGCTTGTGCTGACCAATCAGGCTTCCCGTGTACTGGCCTCCTTATCCCAGATTGGGATGACCGTTCGCGGGCTTTACGGTGAAGGTACCGACGCCACGGGCAACCTCTTTCAGATCTCCAACCAGGTCACCTTGGGCCGCTCTGAGGAGGAAATCATCTCCAACCTGGTTGTCGTGGCCACCCAGCTGATCGACCATGAGCGGATGGCCCGCCAGGTGCTGCTCAAAGAGACGAAGCCCCAACTGGAAGACCGCGTATGCCGCGCCTATGGCACATTGACCAGCGCCCGCATCATCAACTCTCAGGAGGCGATGACCCTCTTGTCGAATGTGCGCCTCGGCATCGATCTGGGGATCATCCGGGGTGTCTCGCCACAGGTCCTCAACGAGATGCTGGTTTTGACTCGGCCCGCCTTTCTGCAAAAGCTGGCCGGCCGAGAGTTGAGCCCCTTCGAGCGGGATGTGCAACGGGCCGCTCTGATCCGCGAGCGCTTTAATCTCGACGGGTAG
- a CDS encoding UvrB/UvrC motif-containing protein, with protein MFCDECKKRPATVHVTKIVNGQKSEVNLCEECARAHHKEWSMAYDNNFPINKFLAGLLGFDTGKTAGSVNLNLHGPGKCEHCGASYSQISQTGRLGCHQCYGRFQDKVEPLLRRVQGSNRHTGKVPKRSGGSIRLQREIQNLRVRLQQHVSNEEFEQAARLRDQIRELEKGMAE; from the coding sequence ATGTTTTGCGATGAATGCAAAAAGCGTCCGGCAACGGTCCATGTGACCAAGATTGTCAACGGGCAGAAATCGGAGGTCAACCTCTGCGAGGAGTGCGCCCGCGCCCACCATAAGGAATGGAGCATGGCCTATGACAATAATTTTCCCATCAACAAGTTCTTAGCCGGGTTGCTCGGCTTCGACACCGGAAAAACGGCCGGTTCTGTCAACCTGAACCTCCATGGGCCGGGCAAATGCGAGCACTGCGGTGCCAGCTACAGCCAGATCAGCCAGACAGGGCGGTTGGGCTGCCACCAGTGTTACGGCCGGTTCCAGGACAAGGTGGAGCCGCTGCTGCGGCGTGTGCAAGGTTCTAACCGCCATACGGGCAAGGTACCCAAACGCAGCGGCGGCAGCATCCGCTTGCAGCGGGAGATCCAGAACCTGCGCGTCCGGTTGCAACAGCACGTGTCCAACGAGGAGTTTGAGCAGGCGGCGCGGCTTCGCGACCAGATCCGCGAGTTGGAAAAAGGTATGGCAGAGTGA
- a CDS encoding CtsR family transcriptional regulator, with protein MANLADQIERYIKEQLEKSRERMIEIQRQQLAALFGCVPSQINYVLTTRFAAEQGYVVESRRGGGGFVRIVKLDMEGDLWEILSTRLGDMLSEDQARRIIERLMEEQILTIREGLIMQAAVQRDVLQIGFPQRDLLRARLLKAMLSNLKRYRAPEAEVEQGKEKS; from the coding sequence ATGGCCAATTTGGCCGATCAGATCGAGCGCTATATTAAGGAACAGTTGGAAAAAAGCCGAGAACGGATGATCGAGATCCAACGTCAGCAGTTGGCCGCCCTCTTCGGCTGCGTGCCCTCTCAGATCAACTATGTCCTGACAACGCGCTTCGCTGCTGAGCAGGGCTATGTGGTGGAAAGCCGGCGCGGCGGCGGCGGTTTCGTCCGCATCGTCAAATTGGACATGGAGGGCGACTTGTGGGAGATCCTGTCCACCCGGTTGGGCGACATGCTGTCGGAAGACCAGGCTCGCCGGATCATCGAACGGCTGATGGAAGAGCAGATCCTGACCATCCGGGAAGGGCTGATCATGCAGGCCGCTGTTCAGCGCGATGTGCTGCAGATCGGCTTTCCCCAGCGGGATCTGCTCCGCGCTCGCCTGCTCAAGGCGATGCTCTCCAACCTCAAGCGCTATCGGGCGCCCGAAGCGGAAGTGGAGCAGGGGAAGGAAAAAAGCTGA